Part of the Pseudodesulfovibrio mercurii genome is shown below.
GTAGCTCCGAGGGTTCCCGGAGCGACCTTATCCATTTAAACAGCGATCCGCTGCTTAGCTGCGATCCAAAAGACCGGTGTAAAACCGTGGAGGGACATTACGTCGCCTCCCCAACCTTGTCAAGTACTCGCCACAATTCAATGGAACAAAAAGCGGTCCGAAAAGGCACCCGTAACGAACTAGGATTCCATGAGTTCGGACAGATGATCGCGAGCATACTCCAAGGACGGGTCCATGTCGAGGGCCGCCCGCAGGTAATCCTCCGCCTCCTGCCGGTTGCCCAGGAACTTGTGGCACAGGCCGAGATTGGCCAGGTCGTGGGGCGAGCCGCTGTCGATGTCCAGCGAGGCCTTGAAGTCCTCGGCGGCCAACTCGTACCGGCCGCCCTTGAAGTGGGCCACGCCGCGCAGGTTGAAGAACTCCCGGCACTCGCGGTCCAGCGACACGGCCCGGTCCAGAAGTTCGACGGTCTCCTCCCACGCCTCCATCTGGGACAGGGCGTAGGCCTGGTAGAAGACCGCCAGGCCGCGCTCGGCGTCGGCCGGTTGCAGGTCCACGGATTCCTCGAAGCAGGCCGCCGCGTAAAGCGGATCGCCCATGCGCAGGGCCAGCAGTCCCCGGAAGAACGGAAGGAAGTACGCGCCGGGGTAAATCTCCTCAAGCACGTCCAGCCCCTCCAGGGCCTCGTCGAAGTCCGCGTCCTCGGCCAGGATGCGGCCCACGAACAGGCCAATGGACCGGTGCGGGGTGCGCTCCCGGAAGTCGAAGCCGGGCACGAAGTTATAGTTGGCCGTGACCATCAGCTCCGGGTGCCGGGTGTCCACGGCGTAGAGCGTGTCGCCCTTGTCCGCCAGCCCTCGGGCCAGGGCGGTCAATTCATTATATATGTCCCCGTCCTCCACCGTGGGCAGGGAATCGAGGGGGACCACGCCGCCCCGCTTCAGCCACTCGATCTGATCGAGTTCGGTGAACTTGGGCAGCCCCGAGGCCTCGTACACGCGGCTGGTCTCGAAGTCGCCCGCCAGTTGGGCCACCTCGGTCACGGCGCGGATGGCCGCCTTGACCGGCGAGGCCGCGGTCCCGGCGGTGAAGACGATCTCGCTCAGGGCCGGGAAGGTCTTGCGGTCCCAGGCCACGGCGGCCACGGTGGGCACGGGATAGCCGAGGCTGAAGTCCTTGAGAATTATGGTCACGCCGTTGCGCGCGAAGCAATCGAGCAGACGGCGCAGGACCGGATCGCCGCAGGTGGCCGGGTCAATGGTCGGGGTGACCTGCCGGGAGCGGTCGATGAGCGCGCAGACGTGCCGCTCCACCAGCTCGCAGGCCCCCTGTGCGATGGACTCCTCGAAGGTGTTCCCGGCGGAGGAGCCGTTGAATTCGTTGAGCTTCTTGAACCAGTCCAGGGGGACGTACTCCTCCCGCCCGGCGGCCACGTTGAGGGCCGGGTGGAACCTCCAGCGGATCAGGTCCAGGAGCCGGACGGCCTTGTCCGGCCCGATGTTCTCGCCCACCGAGCGGATCACCTGGCCGACGTCCATGACCCGGCCCGGCCAGCGGGCCTGGGCCTCGGACCAGGTCAGTTCGGTGAAATTCTCCGGGTCGGCCCAGAAGCTGAAATAGGAGAAGCGCTCCACCAGCTCCATGAGGGCCGAGGCCTCGGCCTGCTCCGGGGACGCGCCCTTGCCCATCTGCTTGCGGGTGGGCATGACCTCGCGGGCCTCGGGGCCGCACTCGCTGACGAACACCGGGATGCCGAGACGGCCGGTGTCCACCCGGTCGGTCCGGGCCAGGACGCCGCTGCACTTTTCGGCCAGGGCGGCCTTGACGCGGGCCACGGTCTCCACCGGGCTGCACGCCTTGTCCTGGTCCGTGGTGAAGGATTTGGGACAGTTTCCGAGTTCGATCACGCGGCCTTCCTCTTCATGCGGAACAGGTTGATGACGTTTTCCTCGCCGGTCTCGTTGTCCTTGTAGTTGGCCGCCGACTTCATCATGGCGAAGGTTTCGGCCGCCTTGTCGAAAAACTTCCGGCCCTGCCGCTTGCGGTCCATGGCCATGAAGACCTCGGCGGACGGGGTCTCGGCCAGATGGGCGCCGAGGAAGTCCGCCAGAGGCTCGTAGACAGCCTCCTCGTACAGGACCTCGCAGCCGATGATGTAGTCGAAGCGGCACCCCAGGGAGTCCCTGGTGAAGTCCACCCGCCGGATGTCCACCAGGCCGTCCAGGCCGTTCTTCAGCACGTTGATGCGGCTGAACAGCAGGGCGTAGGGTTCCACGTCGCTGACGGTCACGTGGTGGCCGAGCTTGGCCATGACCATGCCGTTCACGGCGCAGCCCGTGCCCACTTCGAGGACCGAGCAGCCGGGCGTGAACGGAAACCGGGTCAGGGTGTAGCCCAGGACCAGGCAGGAGGGCCAGACCTTGGCCCACAGGGGCAGGGAAATCTTCTTGCCCGACCGAGTCCGGTCCACCAGCTTGTCGAGATACTTGGGCATCTGTTTGACCTGGAGGATCTCCAGGGTCTGGTCGCCGATGGTCACGGGCTCGAACCCGACCTCGCCGAACTCCCGCACGGCGAGGTCGATGAGCGCACCGATGGGCTGTTCCAGGTTGAAAACGGTATCCGCCATTCTTCCCTCCGGAATACGAAGGCCTCTCGAAGAGGCCGTGTTTTATTGGTCTATCGAATTGATCCTTTCCAGGACCCACAGTCCGCCGGGCGTGGTGTCGTCGCGGTCGAACTCCCAGACGGCGCGGTATCGGACCGGACGGCCCTCCTCGCCCACGCGCAACTGCGCGTCGTAGTGCACGGAGGCCGTGGTGCGGCCGTTGTCCGAATGCAGCTCCGTAAGCAGGGCCGAGACGAGCATGACCTCGGTGCGGGGGCGTTCCCCGGCGGCCACGGCATCGCTGTAGACCCCGTCGGACAGAAAGTCGCGGAGATCGTCGTAGTCTTCCTTGTCGCGGGCCTGCTGGAAGCGGGAAAAGAGGACCTTGGCCCCTTCCAGGAACTCGGCCTCGTCGAACCCGTCGGCGCGCAGGGACGAACCCGTGGGCGTCCCCGTGGGGGTCGTGGGCTCGGGCCGCTGGCCGGGTTCCCTGGAACCGAGCATGTCCCAGGTGCGGCGGGCCGCCTCGTGGCGGTCCATGGTCCGGGCCTCGGGCCGTTGGGCGGTGCCGTCGTCGGACCGTACGTCGGGCCGGGTCTCGCCGGAGCCGTCCTCGTCGCCGGGCTTGTCCGGGTAGTCGGGCCGGGACCAGCGACCGGGCCGGGTCCGGTCGTCGTCATTGCCGCCGGAACGACGCCGGAAGGCGCGGACCAGGAAATAGGCGATGAGCACCAGCAGGAGGATGTTCAGGATGGAGCCGGTGCGGCTCGGGGCCGCGGCCTGGGCAAGGGCCGGGGTGGCCGTGAGCAGGACCAGGACGGACGCGGTCAGCAGCCTGCCCAGGCAACGTGCCCGGCGGTGCGCCGAACGGCCGGACGCACCGGCCGCGATTGCATGGATGACGTTGTGCATGGGTGTTTCGTAAAACAAAGTCGGCGGACAGGCAATCAATCGATGAGCGCGAGGTTGCGCAGGATGGCGTAGAGGCTCTCCACCTCGATGGGTTTGGGCAGATAGGCCGCGGCCCCGCCCTTGTAGTAGGCCCGGACCACGGTCTTTGGGTCGTTCAGGGCGGTGATCATGATGACCTTGGCCTCGTCGGCGGCGGAAACGCCCGCCTCCTGCTCCATGGCCCGGATGTCCTTGAGGGCCTGGTGGCCGTCCTTGTTGGGCATCATGATGTCCATGCAGACCAGATCGTAGGGACGACCTTCGGCAATGGCCCGGCGGAAGGCGTCCACGCACTCCACGCCGTCGGAGGCCGTGTCGCATTCGCCGAAATCGGACAGCAGCGCGGTCAACAGCTTGCGGCTGGTGAATTCGTCTTCAACTATAAGAATACGCATTGATTCTCCTTATCGGAAACAAAAGTACACCACTCCAGGAAGGAAGACAACGGGCCGGGCAGACTTCGGACGCAATATATAACGCCTTCACATGCCGCCCGCCCGTACGGCCGGGACTTGCCCTGGAGGCGATTGCCACGTAGGAACAGGGCCACGGCGAACCACGCCGCCCCGGAGGAAACCTGATCATGGACCTTTCGCACATCCCCGCCCTGCTCGGCGGCTTCTTCGACTTCCTGGACAGCCCGCAGTGGCGCGCCTGGCCGTTCAACGCCGGGTACGGGGAACACATCCTGCCCGCCCTGGCCCGGCTGCTCTTCGTCACCCTGATCATGGGCGTGATCCTGCTCTTCCTCCGCCTGCTCTTCGGACCGGGCGGCCCCCTGCGCGACAAGGAACTCGACGAGGAGGCCCGCCGTGAGACCGAACGGGAGCGCGCCGAGCTCAAGGAGCAGTTCGACAAGGGCGAAATCTCCGAGATGGAATACAAGGCCCGGCTGAAGCGCCTCGAGGATTGATCATGTCGCTGGCCACCCACACGCAACTGGTCCGGGAATTCGCCGAGAGCCACCTCACCGGCGAGGAGAACAACGACTACCACATCCGCCTGAAGCTCGACCACACCATGCGGGTCCTGGACAACGGCCTGGCCATCGTCGCGGACGAGCGGATCACCGGGCGCACCGGGGAACTGGCGGCCATGGCCGCCCTGTACCACGACATCGGCCGGTTCCCGCAGTTCACCCGCTACCGGACCTTCAAGGATGCGGACTCCGTGAACCACGGGCGCATGGGCGTGCTGACCCTGCGCCGCCTGGACCTGCCCGGCGGGTTCACGACCGAGGAATGGCGCCTGATCCGGGCCGCCGTGGGGCTGCACAACGTGAAGGACCTCAACCCGGCCCTGACCAACCCTCTGGCCGCCATGGTCAACGTCACCCGCGACGCGGACAAGATCGACATCTTCACCGTGATCCTGGACTACCTGGCCAGCCCTCGATCCCCGGACCGGGTGGTCCTGCTGCAACTCGAGGAAGACCCAGCGCGCTACACCCCGGCCGTCATGGACGCGGTCCTGTCCGGCGGGTCCTGCGACTATTCCCTGCTGCGCTTCGAAAAGGACTTCCTGCTGCTCATGACCGGCTGGCTCTTCTCCCTGACCTACGCAACCTCGGCCCGACTGCTCCTCGAACGCGGCCTGGTGGCCCGGACCTTCGGCATGCTGCCCTCGACCCCCGAGGTGGAGGCCCTGGAGGCCAAGGTCATGGACCACCTGCGCGCCCGGGGCGCGGTCCGGTCCTGACGACCCCGTCCGGGGACGACGCTTTACATCCTCCGGCGAGTGCTTATTATTTCCGGTAACGCACTCTCATCCGAACACAGGAGGACCCCTCATGTCCGATACACTCTACGACGTCGTCATTCTCGGCTCCGGCCCCGGCGGCCTGCAGGCCGCCATCCACGCCTCGCGCAGGAAGGCCAAAACCCTCATGCTCGGCCGCATAGACAACTCCAGCCTGTACTGGGCCCACGTTGAGAACTACTGCTGCCAGATCAAGATATCCGGCGAGGAAATCCTGAAGAAGGGCCGCGAACAGGCCGAGAGCTTCGGGACCGAATTCCGCAACGAGGACGTCCTGGCCATCGAGCCGGACGGCAGGCTCTTCTCCCTCAAGCTCGAATCCGGCGACGCGGTCCGGGCCAAGACCATCATTCTGGCCACCGGGTCCAGCCGCAACAAGCTGGGCGTGCCCGGCGAAAAGGCGCTGCTCGGCAAGGGCGTGAGCTACTGCGTGGACTGCGACGCGGGCTTCTACAGAAACGAGGTGGTGGCCGTGGCCGGGTGCCGCAGCGCCGCCGCGGGCGGGGCCGTGGCCCTGACCCACTTCGCCAGCGAGGTGCACCTCTATTGCCAGGAGCTGGACGTCAACGAGGGACTGCGCAGGCAACTCGCCGAGACCGGCGTGCACGTCCACGAGGGCGTGTCCATCCAGGAGATCCGGGGGGAGAACGCGGTCGAATCCGTGCTCCTGGACGACGGCTCCACCCAGGCCGTCAGCGGCGTGTTCATCGAACTGGGCGCCAAGGGCGTGCTGGAGCTGACCGCCATGCTCGGCGTGCGGCTGGACGAGAACATGAAGTACATCGAGGCGGACAAGAAGCAGCGCACCAACGTGGAGGGCGTCTACGCCGCGGGCGACATCTGCGGGCCGCCCCTCCAGATGGCCAAGGCCGTGGGCGAGGGCTGCGTGGCGGGCATCGAAGCCGCCACCTACGCCAAGAAGCTCGAAGCCTAGACCGAAACGGCTAGGTTCCCGGGATGCGGCAGCAGACCTGGGCCTCGATGAAACCGGATATCCGCTTGCGGGCATCCGGTTCGTCGTTGTTGAAGCGCAGGACCGCGTAGTGGGCGTGGTTCCGCATGAAGGTCTTGACCACGGTGCAGCCCACGCCGATGCCCTCCCCGGCCATGTCGAAGGGATGGAAGGTCAGGCGCACGCGCCCGCCCTTTTCCGCCGGGCAGCCGTCCGGGCCGTCGTCCACGAAACGAACGCGGGCGCAGCTGTCGGACATGTCCTCCAGAACCCCCCGGACGGCCCCCTTCCCGTTGGCCACGAAGGCCGGGAAGGTGCAGCAACAGCGCGGTTCGCAACGCTCCTCGGCGTCGAAGACCCTCTGGGGGGCGGCCAGTTCGAACAGGGTGCCCGGCGTGTCCAGGGTTTGCAGGACGCGGGTGGTAAAGCCGAGCAGCCTGCCGTCGTAGGCGTAGCGGACCAAGGCGAAGGTGTCGGTGGCAAGGCGCTTGACGACCGCGTCGGGCACGTCGGCGAAGACCGTCAGGCGGCCGTCCTCGCCGAGCCCGGCGACCAGCCCGAGGAAGCGGTCCTCAAAGGTGGAAACCTCCAGAATGATGCTGTCTCCCACGGCGATGTCCATGCCGACCTCCCCCTATGCTTGCGGTAAACTATGGCCTTTCGGACCGCAATTATATATACGCCTTGCATGCTCAAAACGCTCGGAATGATCGCCTGGATCGGATGCCTGATGACCCTGGCCTGGCAGGGCGCGGCCTGGGCCGTGACCGGGTCCTGGCCCTCCATAACCCTCATGACCGTGCTCGGCAAACTGCTCGGCATGGACCTGCTGACCCTGGCCGGGAACCTCCCCCTGGACGTGGCCGCCAAGGCGGCATACGTGCTCGTGACCACGGAAGTGGCTGTTTTCCTGTGGTGGTCCGGAGTGGCCCTGTTTGGTCTGATGTTCGCCCTCGGCCTCCTTGGCCGAAAGTAAATTCTGCATAATCCCGATTCTTCCGGACGACGCTCGTCGTAACCCGAAAACCCCTTTAGGGTATGGACTAAACCCCACGGTTTCAGCTACAAGTTTGTATTCCGCTCTAACCCATGAGGTCGCTCCATTGCAGAAACGGTATCTTCCCATCGCCATCGTGACCGGCATCCTCTTTCTTGTCGCCGCAGGCGGCTATCTGGCCCCTGCCGGCTCCGAGGGACCGCCCGTGCGCGTGCTCCTGGAGAACAAGGGGGGCAAGGTCATCCTGAACCATGCGCAACACATCGGCGACATGGACGGCCGATGCGTCGACTGCCACCACACCTCGGACGCGGA
Proteins encoded:
- a CDS encoding NAD(P)/FAD-dependent oxidoreductase gives rise to the protein MSDTLYDVVILGSGPGGLQAAIHASRRKAKTLMLGRIDNSSLYWAHVENYCCQIKISGEEILKKGREQAESFGTEFRNEDVLAIEPDGRLFSLKLESGDAVRAKTIILATGSSRNKLGVPGEKALLGKGVSYCVDCDAGFYRNEVVAVAGCRSAAAGGAVALTHFASEVHLYCQELDVNEGLRRQLAETGVHVHEGVSIQEIRGENAVESVLLDDGSTQAVSGVFIELGAKGVLELTAMLGVRLDENMKYIEADKKQRTNVEGVYAAGDICGPPLQMAKAVGEGCVAGIEAATYAKKLEA
- a CDS encoding PilZ domain-containing protein gives rise to the protein MDIAVGDSIILEVSTFEDRFLGLVAGLGEDGRLTVFADVPDAVVKRLATDTFALVRYAYDGRLLGFTTRVLQTLDTPGTLFELAAPQRVFDAEERCEPRCCCTFPAFVANGKGAVRGVLEDMSDSCARVRFVDDGPDGCPAEKGGRVRLTFHPFDMAGEGIGVGCTVVKTFMRNHAHYAVLRFNNDEPDARKRISGFIEAQVCCRIPGT
- a CDS encoding TIM44-like domain-containing protein yields the protein MHNVIHAIAAGASGRSAHRRARCLGRLLTASVLVLLTATPALAQAAAPSRTGSILNILLLVLIAYFLVRAFRRRSGGNDDDRTRPGRWSRPDYPDKPGDEDGSGETRPDVRSDDGTAQRPEARTMDRHEAARRTWDMLGSREPGQRPEPTTPTGTPTGSSLRADGFDEAEFLEGAKVLFSRFQQARDKEDYDDLRDFLSDGVYSDAVAAGERPRTEVMLVSALLTELHSDNGRTTASVHYDAQLRVGEEGRPVRYRAVWEFDRDDTTPGGLWVLERINSIDQ
- a CDS encoding response regulator: MRILIVEDEFTSRKLLTALLSDFGECDTASDGVECVDAFRRAIAEGRPYDLVCMDIMMPNKDGHQALKDIRAMEQEAGVSAADEAKVIMITALNDPKTVVRAYYKGGAAAYLPKPIEVESLYAILRNLALID
- a CDS encoding HD domain-containing protein; this encodes MSLATHTQLVREFAESHLTGEENNDYHIRLKLDHTMRVLDNGLAIVADERITGRTGELAAMAALYHDIGRFPQFTRYRTFKDADSVNHGRMGVLTLRRLDLPGGFTTEEWRLIRAAVGLHNVKDLNPALTNPLAAMVNVTRDADKIDIFTVILDYLASPRSPDRVVLLQLEEDPARYTPAVMDAVLSGGSCDYSLLRFEKDFLLLMTGWLFSLTYATSARLLLERGLVARTFGMLPSTPEVEALEAKVMDHLRARGAVRS
- a CDS encoding YcaO-like family protein, with amino-acid sequence MIELGNCPKSFTTDQDKACSPVETVARVKAALAEKCSGVLARTDRVDTGRLGIPVFVSECGPEAREVMPTRKQMGKGASPEQAEASALMELVERFSYFSFWADPENFTELTWSEAQARWPGRVMDVGQVIRSVGENIGPDKAVRLLDLIRWRFHPALNVAAGREEYVPLDWFKKLNEFNGSSAGNTFEESIAQGACELVERHVCALIDRSRQVTPTIDPATCGDPVLRRLLDCFARNGVTIILKDFSLGYPVPTVAAVAWDRKTFPALSEIVFTAGTAASPVKAAIRAVTEVAQLAGDFETSRVYEASGLPKFTELDQIEWLKRGGVVPLDSLPTVEDGDIYNELTALARGLADKGDTLYAVDTRHPELMVTANYNFVPGFDFRERTPHRSIGLFVGRILAEDADFDEALEGLDVLEEIYPGAYFLPFFRGLLALRMGDPLYAAACFEESVDLQPADAERGLAVFYQAYALSQMEAWEETVELLDRAVSLDRECREFFNLRGVAHFKGGRYELAAEDFKASLDIDSGSPHDLANLGLCHKFLGNRQEAEDYLRAALDMDPSLEYARDHLSELMES
- a CDS encoding class I SAM-dependent methyltransferase; protein product: MADTVFNLEQPIGALIDLAVREFGEVGFEPVTIGDQTLEILQVKQMPKYLDKLVDRTRSGKKISLPLWAKVWPSCLVLGYTLTRFPFTPGCSVLEVGTGCAVNGMVMAKLGHHVTVSDVEPYALLFSRINVLKNGLDGLVDIRRVDFTRDSLGCRFDYIIGCEVLYEEAVYEPLADFLGAHLAETPSAEVFMAMDRKRQGRKFFDKAAETFAMMKSAANYKDNETGEENVINLFRMKRKAA